From Halobacterium sp. R2-5, the proteins below share one genomic window:
- a CDS encoding ATP-dependent DNA helicase, which translates to MNPERIVAEFPAPEFRGAQEQALRDVREAFEAGNDVVLVRAPTGSGKSLIARAIMGCARRVADADPVDATGAYYTTPQVSQLDDVAEDDLLDDLKLIRGKSNYTCILPGEEDTPVDRAPCARERGYDCAVKHRCPYFSDRAIASSREFAAMTLAYFMRTAGSEVFRKRDVCVVDEAHGLAEWAEMYATIDLNEHTVPVWEDVRVPDVDGDPDGAVNFAEHLTRVCESRKDELLGQDELTPEEAGERDRLQELISELNWFVEDYEDPESATTWVVDADEQSVTVKPMDPERYLKHTVWDRANKHALLSATILNKEAFCRSVGLDPSNVALVDVEHTFPLENRPLYDVTQGKMTYEERDRTLPKVAETVVRVMAHHPDEKGIVHAHSYDIAEKLAGHLDEFGVGDRVRTHDSDTRDAELERWKESDDPEVFVAVKMEEALDLAYDLGRWQVLCKAPFLNTNDSRVAARLADGQWAWYYRTALRTVIQGCGRVVRAPDDHGATYVADSSILDLFDRARTDMPPWFRDQVDAMTVPDLPEPDAAGALADLSGEIDQVEPTYTSSTSSNASSSGSTASTDTSEGGNGSSGRGGRDDGRSSGSGSPLADVWDAE; encoded by the coding sequence GTGAATCCCGAGCGCATCGTCGCGGAGTTCCCCGCCCCCGAGTTCCGGGGCGCCCAGGAGCAGGCGCTGCGGGACGTCCGCGAGGCGTTCGAGGCGGGCAACGACGTGGTGCTCGTACGCGCGCCCACCGGCAGCGGGAAGAGCCTCATCGCGCGCGCCATCATGGGCTGCGCGCGCCGCGTCGCGGACGCCGACCCCGTGGACGCGACGGGCGCGTACTACACGACGCCGCAGGTCTCCCAGCTCGACGACGTCGCCGAGGACGACCTGCTCGACGACCTGAAGCTCATCCGCGGGAAGTCCAACTACACGTGCATCCTCCCCGGCGAGGAGGACACCCCGGTCGACCGCGCGCCCTGCGCCCGCGAGCGCGGCTACGACTGCGCGGTCAAGCACCGCTGCCCGTACTTCTCGGACCGCGCCATCGCCTCCTCGCGGGAGTTCGCCGCGATGACGCTGGCGTACTTCATGCGAACTGCGGGGTCGGAGGTCTTCCGCAAGCGCGACGTCTGCGTCGTCGACGAAGCCCACGGGCTCGCGGAGTGGGCGGAGATGTACGCCACCATCGACCTGAACGAGCACACTGTCCCCGTCTGGGAGGACGTCCGCGTGCCCGACGTGGACGGCGACCCCGACGGCGCGGTGAACTTCGCCGAACACCTCACGCGGGTCTGCGAGAGCCGCAAGGACGAACTCCTCGGACAGGACGAGCTCACGCCCGAAGAAGCCGGGGAGCGCGACCGCCTCCAGGAGCTCATCTCCGAGCTGAACTGGTTCGTCGAGGACTACGAGGACCCCGAGTCCGCGACCACGTGGGTCGTGGACGCCGACGAGCAGTCGGTGACGGTGAAGCCGATGGACCCCGAGCGCTACCTCAAGCACACCGTCTGGGACCGCGCGAACAAGCACGCGCTCCTCTCCGCGACGATCCTGAACAAGGAGGCGTTCTGCCGGAGCGTCGGCCTCGACCCGTCGAACGTCGCGCTCGTCGACGTCGAGCACACGTTTCCACTGGAGAACCGTCCGCTGTACGACGTCACGCAGGGGAAGATGACCTACGAGGAACGCGACCGGACGCTCCCGAAGGTCGCGGAGACCGTCGTGCGCGTGATGGCCCACCACCCCGACGAGAAGGGCATCGTCCACGCTCACTCCTACGACATCGCGGAGAAGCTCGCGGGCCACCTCGACGAGTTCGGGGTCGGCGACCGCGTGCGCACGCACGACTCCGACACGCGGGACGCCGAACTGGAGCGCTGGAAGGAAAGCGACGACCCCGAGGTGTTCGTCGCCGTGAAGATGGAGGAAGCGCTCGATCTGGCCTACGACCTCGGCCGCTGGCAGGTGCTCTGCAAGGCGCCGTTCCTGAACACGAACGACTCCCGGGTGGCCGCGCGCCTCGCTGACGGCCAGTGGGCGTGGTACTACCGCACTGCGCTCCGCACCGTGATTCAGGGCTGCGGGCGCGTCGTCCGCGCGCCCGACGACCACGGGGCCACGTACGTCGCTGACTCGAGCATCCTCGACCTCTTCGACCGCGCGCGCACCGACATGCCGCCGTGGTTCCGCGACCAGGTCGACGCGATGACCGTTCCCGACCTGCCGGAGCCCGACGCGGCCGGCGCGCTCGCCGATCTCTCGGGCGAAATCGACCAGGTCGAACCGACGTACACGAGCAGCACGTCGAGCAACGCGTCGAGTAGCGGGTCGACCGCGAGCACGGACACGAGCGAAGGAGGCAACGGGAGCAGCGGACGCGGCGGTCGGGACGACGGCCGCAGTTCCGGCTCGGGGAGCCCACTCGCGGACGTCTGGGACGCCGAGTAG
- a CDS encoding class I SAM-dependent methyltransferase family protein, with product MTALAVVVPKPDSETRIAGLEAEGVYDDARKVREHDADSVELPVTERPRETEFERVIEQDDPELRAPGLDDLLRERGWTEAERDRAPSSWAVVGTVILADFTDCPRPAEVGEALLDLHSEADTVLARGGIDGEHREPDVSVVAGEGDTETVHTEHGTKYALDLSRVMFAPGNKAERARMGDVASEGERVLDMFAGIGYFALPMARAGARVTAVEKNPESFRYLAENAQLNGVSRNLDCVLGDCRDVDSEADRVVMGYYDALGGGPVDDVETTAGGPGYLDAALDNLVPGGVLHVHSAVPEAELWERPESRLRAGCERAGRPVEVENRRRVKSHSAGVEHVVLDARVA from the coding sequence GTGACGGCCCTCGCCGTCGTCGTCCCGAAGCCCGACTCGGAAACCCGCATCGCCGGCCTCGAAGCCGAGGGCGTCTACGACGACGCCCGGAAGGTCCGGGAGCACGACGCCGACAGCGTCGAACTCCCGGTCACGGAGCGCCCCCGCGAGACGGAATTCGAGCGCGTGATCGAGCAGGACGACCCCGAGCTGCGCGCGCCCGGTCTCGACGACTTGCTCCGCGAGCGCGGGTGGACCGAGGCCGAGCGCGACCGCGCGCCCTCGTCGTGGGCGGTCGTCGGTACCGTAATTCTCGCGGACTTCACCGACTGCCCGCGGCCCGCGGAGGTCGGCGAGGCCCTGCTCGACCTCCACAGCGAGGCCGACACCGTGCTCGCGCGCGGCGGCATCGACGGAGAGCATCGGGAGCCCGACGTCTCCGTTGTCGCCGGCGAGGGCGACACCGAGACCGTCCACACCGAGCACGGCACGAAGTACGCCCTCGACCTCTCGCGCGTGATGTTCGCGCCGGGGAACAAGGCCGAGCGCGCCCGCATGGGCGACGTCGCGAGCGAGGGCGAGCGCGTCCTCGACATGTTCGCCGGCATCGGCTACTTCGCGCTCCCGATGGCCCGGGCGGGCGCCCGCGTCACCGCCGTCGAGAAGAACCCCGAGTCGTTCCGCTACCTCGCCGAGAACGCCCAACTGAACGGCGTTAGCCGGAATCTTGACTGCGTGCTCGGGGACTGCCGGGACGTCGACAGCGAGGCCGACCGCGTCGTCATGGGCTACTACGACGCCCTCGGCGGCGGCCCCGTCGACGACGTCGAGACGACGGCGGGCGGCCCGGGCTACCTCGACGCCGCGCTCGACAACCTCGTCCCCGGCGGTGTCTTGCACGTCCACAGCGCCGTCCCCGAGGCCGAACTCTGGGAGCGCCCCGAGTCGCGGCTCCGCGCTGGCTGCGAGCGCGCGGGCCGCCCGGTCGAAGTCGAGAACCGGCGGCGGGTGAAGTCCCACAGCGCGGGTGTCGAGCACGTCGTGCTGGACGCCCGGGTTGCGTAA
- a CDS encoding 60S ribosomal export protein NMD3 — protein sequence MTDAGTFCPRCGDPIDSDTEGVTRRERSLCDACYFEDFEFVDAPERIEVMVCARCGAVHRGNRWVDVDADDYTDVAIEEVSEALAVHVEAEDVDWEVRPEQVDQNTIRMHCLFSGVVRDEVQTEEVVVPVKVSRQTCKRCGRIAGDSFASIVQVRAVGRDPTSEETERATELAHQIVAEMEDTGDRNAFVTDVSEAESGVDLKLSTNKIGLKLARKLIEEFGGSFEDHEKLVTEDEDGNEVYRVTYAVRLPEFKPGDVIDLADDDGGPVLVRSVHGNLKGVRVTTGEPYEASYEEGDAPDARKLGTTEDATDATVVTVEDDNAVQILDPETYESKTVPRPDYVDDDAATVPALKSRAGLHVLPEA from the coding sequence ATGACTGACGCAGGCACGTTCTGCCCCCGCTGTGGCGACCCCATCGACAGCGACACGGAAGGGGTCACCCGCCGCGAGCGCTCGCTGTGTGACGCCTGCTACTTCGAGGACTTCGAGTTCGTGGACGCGCCCGAGCGCATCGAAGTGATGGTGTGCGCGCGCTGCGGCGCGGTCCACCGCGGGAACCGCTGGGTGGACGTCGACGCCGACGACTACACCGACGTCGCCATCGAGGAGGTCAGCGAGGCGCTGGCGGTCCACGTGGAGGCCGAGGACGTCGACTGGGAGGTCCGCCCCGAGCAGGTCGACCAGAACACGATTCGGATGCACTGCCTGTTCTCGGGGGTCGTGCGCGACGAAGTCCAGACCGAGGAGGTCGTCGTCCCGGTGAAGGTGAGCCGCCAGACGTGCAAGCGCTGCGGCCGCATCGCGGGCGACTCGTTCGCGTCCATCGTGCAGGTGCGGGCGGTCGGCCGGGACCCGACCAGCGAGGAGACCGAGCGCGCCACCGAGCTCGCCCACCAGATCGTCGCGGAGATGGAGGACACGGGCGACCGGAACGCGTTCGTCACGGACGTCTCGGAGGCCGAGTCCGGCGTCGACCTCAAGCTCTCGACGAACAAGATCGGGCTGAAGCTCGCGCGCAAGCTCATCGAGGAGTTCGGTGGGAGCTTCGAGGACCACGAGAAGCTCGTCACGGAGGACGAGGACGGCAACGAGGTGTACCGCGTGACGTACGCCGTCCGCCTCCCCGAGTTCAAGCCCGGGGACGTCATCGACCTCGCGGACGACGACGGCGGCCCGGTACTCGTGCGCTCGGTCCACGGCAACCTCAAGGGCGTTCGCGTCACCACGGGCGAGCCCTACGAGGCGAGCTACGAGGAGGGCGACGCGCCCGACGCGCGCAAACTCGGGACGACCGAGGACGCCACGGACGCCACGGTCGTCACCGTCGAGGACGACAACGCCGTCCAGATTCTCGATCCGGAGACGTACGAGTCGAAGACCGTGCCGCGGCCGGACTACGTCGACGACGACGCCGCCACCGTCCCCGCGCTGAAGTCCCGCGCCGGCCTCCACGTCCTCCCCGAGGCGTGA
- the radA gene encoding DNA repair and recombination protein RadA yields the protein MPEADLEELPGVGPATAEKLRENGFESFQSIAVASAGELSNTADIGDSTAADVIQGAREAADVGGFETGATVLERREQIGKLTWNIPDIDDMLGGGVETQSITEVYGEFGAGKSQVTHQLSVNVQLPQEQGGLRGRAIFIDSEDTFRPERIDDMVRGLTDEQLQAAMDDRDIEGTPDDEDAMEELVEDFLDKIHVAKGFNSNHQMLLAEKAQEIASEYEDDEYPVRLLCVDSLTAHFRAEYVGRGELADRQQKLNKHLHDLDKVGNLYNAAVVVTNQVQSNPDSFFGDPTKPIGGNILGHKSTFRMYLKKSKNDKRIVKLVDAPNLADGEAVMRVQDAGLKPE from the coding sequence ATGCCCGAAGCAGACCTCGAGGAACTCCCCGGCGTCGGCCCCGCGACCGCGGAGAAACTCCGAGAGAACGGATTCGAGTCGTTCCAGAGCATCGCCGTCGCGTCCGCCGGCGAGCTCTCCAACACCGCGGACATCGGCGACAGCACCGCCGCAGACGTCATCCAGGGCGCCCGCGAGGCCGCCGACGTCGGCGGCTTCGAGACCGGCGCCACCGTCCTCGAACGCCGCGAACAGATCGGGAAGCTCACGTGGAACATCCCAGACATCGACGACATGCTCGGCGGCGGCGTCGAGACCCAGTCCATCACGGAAGTGTACGGCGAGTTCGGCGCCGGCAAGTCCCAGGTCACCCACCAGCTCTCCGTGAACGTCCAGCTCCCCCAGGAGCAGGGCGGGCTGCGCGGCCGCGCCATCTTCATCGACTCCGAGGACACCTTCCGCCCCGAGCGCATCGACGACATGGTCCGCGGGCTCACCGACGAACAGCTCCAGGCCGCCATGGACGACCGCGACATCGAGGGCACCCCCGACGACGAGGACGCCATGGAGGAACTCGTCGAGGACTTCCTCGACAAGATCCACGTCGCGAAGGGGTTCAACTCCAACCACCAGATGCTCCTCGCCGAGAAGGCCCAGGAGATCGCCTCCGAGTACGAGGACGACGAGTACCCCGTCCGCCTGCTCTGCGTCGACTCCCTCACCGCGCACTTCCGCGCCGAGTACGTCGGCCGCGGCGAACTCGCCGACCGCCAGCAGAAACTCAACAAACACCTCCACGACCTCGACAAGGTCGGCAACCTCTACAACGCCGCCGTCGTCGTCACTAACCAGGTCCAGTCCAACCCGGACTCGTTCTTCGGCGACCCCACCAAGCCCATCGGTGGCAACATCCTCGGCCACAAGTCGACGTTCCGGATGTACCTCAAGAAGTCCAAGAACGACAAGCGCATCGTCAAGCTCGTCGACGCGCCCAACCTCGCCGACGGCGAAGCCGTCATGCGCGTCCAGGACGCCGGCCTGAAGCCGGAATAA
- a CDS encoding Hsp20/alpha crystallin family protein, whose product MSRGSPFDELERLLDKMNDARERAGGGLAVDVRDDDEQFVVVTDLPGFEKDDIDVEVRDRTLRIDARHDEEFGVDESDYVRQERSKRSLSRSVSLPEDVDDDGAAASFENGVLTVELPKLHTSEESTSVDIE is encoded by the coding sequence ATGTCACGAGGCAGTCCCTTCGACGAACTGGAACGGTTGCTCGACAAGATGAACGACGCTCGCGAGCGCGCGGGCGGCGGGCTCGCCGTGGACGTCAGGGACGACGACGAGCAGTTCGTGGTGGTTACGGACCTCCCGGGCTTCGAGAAGGACGACATCGACGTGGAGGTCCGCGACCGGACGCTGCGAATCGACGCGCGCCACGACGAGGAGTTCGGGGTCGACGAGAGCGACTACGTCCGCCAGGAGCGCAGCAAGCGCTCGCTCTCGCGGAGCGTCTCCCTGCCCGAGGACGTCGACGACGACGGCGCGGCCGCGTCCTTCGAGAACGGCGTGCTCACCGTCGAGCTGCCGAAGCTGCACACGAGCGAGGAGTCCACGAGCGTCGACATCGAGTGA
- the leuS gene encoding leucine--tRNA ligase produces the protein MGGNDGYDHGEIERRWQREWDDADVFRVPDDADDPEYVLAMFPYTSGQLHMGHVRNYAITDALARYRRMDGDEVLHPMGWDSFGLPAENAAEERDTNPREWTERCIEQMRDQFEALGFGYDWEREVTTCDPDYYRWNQWLFNEFRDAGLVEQQTAAVNWCPSCETVLADEQVEGEEELCWRCDTPVTERDLDQWFFETTAYADELLDSIDDLDGWPTNVRDMQRNWIGRTDGAEVPFTLHAPDGDEDVVAFTTRLDTIHGATFFALAPDHPLAEAAAERDDDVAHFVEHVADPDGDEPQGVETDITATNPATGEEIPVFVADFVLSDVGTGALMAVPGHDERDHAFAQSHDLPIEQVVAPEGDDEVDVQEEPYTEDGVLVNSGDYDGLTSEEGRERLTEDIDGAESAVQYQLRDWGISRQRYWGTPIPVVHCEDCGPVSVPDEDLPVELPEFVHTTGNPLDAAEEWKHTECPECGGPAVRETDTMDTFVDSSWYFLRFTSPDLDDAPFDVERANDWMPVDEYVGGVEHAVMHLLYSRFFTKVLADLDLLDHREPFESLTTQGMVLGEDGTKMSKSKGNGVSPERIVEEYGADTARLFVLRAARPDKDFPWSQEGVRSSNAFLERLLRLARGVDPDAAVDDADPAAEYVAREVAATVDAATEHYEAMEFNRAVQAVDEMVSLLVRYRGREDADPGVVARGVEVAVKLLAPIAPHACEESWAALDGDGFVTEAEWPTPDRDVSDHDRTSRLVERTREDVRDIVDTAGIEEPTGVDVVTAPEWMYDALEIARDADGDVVGTVMGDEDLRQRGEDAADYAKDLAAQAPALPDALPPERERATLERAAWLVESEFDAPVRVLAADEADDDLASKAEPGRPAIHVHEG, from the coding sequence GCCGACGACCCGGAGTACGTGCTGGCGATGTTCCCGTACACGTCCGGCCAGCTCCACATGGGCCACGTCCGGAACTACGCGATCACGGACGCGCTCGCGCGGTACCGCCGGATGGACGGCGACGAAGTGCTCCACCCGATGGGGTGGGACTCGTTCGGGCTGCCCGCGGAGAACGCCGCCGAGGAGCGCGACACCAACCCCCGGGAGTGGACCGAGCGCTGCATCGAGCAGATGCGCGACCAGTTCGAGGCGCTGGGCTTCGGCTACGACTGGGAGCGCGAGGTCACCACCTGCGACCCCGACTACTACCGGTGGAACCAGTGGCTGTTCAACGAGTTCCGGGACGCCGGTCTCGTGGAGCAACAGACCGCCGCGGTGAACTGGTGTCCGTCCTGCGAGACGGTGCTCGCCGACGAGCAGGTCGAGGGCGAGGAGGAGCTGTGCTGGCGGTGTGACACGCCCGTCACCGAGCGCGACCTCGACCAGTGGTTCTTCGAGACGACGGCGTACGCCGACGAGCTGCTGGACAGCATCGACGACCTGGACGGCTGGCCGACGAACGTCCGGGACATGCAGCGCAACTGGATCGGCCGAACGGACGGCGCGGAGGTGCCGTTCACGCTGCACGCGCCGGACGGCGACGAGGACGTCGTCGCGTTCACGACCCGGCTGGACACCATCCACGGCGCGACGTTCTTCGCGCTGGCGCCCGACCACCCGCTGGCGGAGGCCGCGGCCGAGCGCGACGACGACGTCGCGCACTTCGTCGAGCACGTCGCGGACCCGGACGGCGACGAGCCCCAGGGCGTCGAGACGGACATCACGGCGACGAACCCCGCGACCGGCGAGGAGATTCCGGTGTTCGTCGCGGACTTCGTGCTCTCGGACGTCGGCACCGGCGCGCTGATGGCGGTCCCCGGCCACGACGAGCGCGACCACGCGTTCGCGCAGAGCCACGACCTCCCCATCGAGCAGGTCGTCGCCCCGGAGGGCGACGACGAAGTCGACGTTCAGGAGGAGCCGTACACGGAGGACGGCGTCCTCGTGAACTCCGGCGACTACGACGGCCTGACGAGCGAAGAGGGCCGCGAGCGGCTCACCGAGGACATCGACGGCGCGGAGTCCGCCGTCCAGTACCAGCTCCGCGACTGGGGCATCTCCCGGCAGCGCTACTGGGGGACGCCCATTCCGGTCGTGCACTGCGAGGACTGCGGCCCGGTGTCGGTGCCCGACGAGGACCTCCCCGTGGAGCTACCGGAGTTCGTCCACACCACCGGCAATCCGCTGGACGCCGCCGAGGAGTGGAAGCACACGGAGTGCCCCGAGTGCGGCGGTCCCGCGGTCCGCGAGACCGACACGATGGACACGTTCGTCGACTCCTCGTGGTACTTCCTGCGCTTCACGTCGCCCGACCTCGACGACGCGCCGTTCGACGTCGAGCGCGCGAACGACTGGATGCCCGTCGACGAGTACGTCGGCGGCGTCGAGCACGCCGTGATGCACCTGCTGTACTCGCGCTTCTTCACGAAGGTGCTGGCGGACCTCGACCTACTCGACCACCGCGAGCCGTTCGAGTCGCTCACCACGCAGGGGATGGTGCTCGGCGAGGACGGCACGAAGATGTCCAAGTCGAAGGGCAACGGCGTCTCCCCGGAGCGCATCGTCGAGGAGTACGGCGCCGACACCGCGCGCCTGTTCGTGCTGCGGGCCGCCCGCCCCGACAAGGACTTCCCGTGGAGCCAGGAGGGCGTCCGCTCCAGCAACGCGTTCCTGGAGCGCCTGCTCAGACTGGCCCGCGGCGTCGACCCCGACGCGGCGGTCGACGACGCCGACCCGGCCGCCGAGTACGTCGCCCGCGAGGTCGCCGCCACCGTCGATGCGGCCACCGAGCACTACGAGGCGATGGAGTTCAACCGCGCGGTCCAGGCCGTCGACGAGATGGTGTCGCTGCTGGTGCGGTACCGCGGCCGCGAGGACGCCGACCCCGGTGTCGTCGCGCGCGGCGTCGAGGTCGCCGTGAAACTGCTCGCGCCCATCGCGCCCCACGCGTGCGAGGAGTCCTGGGCGGCGCTGGACGGCGACGGCTTCGTCACGGAGGCCGAGTGGCCGACGCCCGACCGCGACGTCAGCGACCACGACCGCACGTCCCGGCTGGTCGAGCGCACCCGCGAGGACGTCCGCGACATCGTCGACACCGCCGGCATCGAGGAGCCGACCGGCGTCGACGTGGTCACCGCGCCCGAGTGGATGTACGACGCGCTCGAGATCGCCCGCGACGCCGACGGCGACGTCGTCGGCACGGTGATGGGCGACGAGGACCTCCGGCAGCGCGGCGAGGACGCCGCCGACTACGCGAAGGACCTCGCCGCGCAGGCGCCCGCGCTCCCGGACGCGCTCCCCCCGGAGCGCGAGCGCGCGACCCTGGAGCGGGCGGCGTGGCTCGTCGAGTCGGAGTTCGACGCGCCCGTTCGCGTGCTCGCCGCGGACGAGGCCGACGACGACCTCGCGAGCAAGGCCGAGCCCGGTCGGCCCGCGATTCACGTCCACGAAGGTTGA